In the genome of Aedes aegypti strain LVP_AGWG chromosome 2, AaegL5.0 Primary Assembly, whole genome shotgun sequence, the window tgtaatatgttgttaacaaaatgttaataaaatcttaaatttgttttaccaaattaggatgatagtgttgtctaataacacagaacacctagatataagaaatgaatgtaacgtttaaaataatatattagtataaaaaagaaataaaaaaaaataaaaaaaatacaaaagtgttttgtgagTGCAGCAAAATTATAGAAACCGAACCGAGTGAAATTGTTTCTTTATTTCTTTttagagtcatcaaatgataaatacctTCGATCAACTTacagattgttctagaaaattagaaaacaataccaagttgttttgtcctTTTTTAATTGCAACCACATAACAGCCACATTGAGATtttacatgagcctcataatgcagttgcaattaaatttctatcagaattattttctgactattcttCCAGTATGGGATataagttgtacaaaatttcacccTCAAGCCTAatttgctgctgacaagtattgctgtttgcatttgagatgcaaatgttGAGTATACGTCCTCCAAACGAggtaacacaaaataatcaaaggacacttaacaacgattacataaatcaccgccgcccttgtaagaaaaatctatctttgacatcgcatttcttgtgaaaaatcttaccgcgtttggtgttcccgcatttgatatttgcatttcaaacgcacacagcaatattttcttggcctatcttgatgcatgggaaattcctgcgaGGAATCGATCAAGTAAGCGCTATTTtatgatcgcagtacgcagttgaaaagaggtgtcagttcaaacgggagtcgctgtagaaaatttctgcaaggaatcggcgagaaatttctttagcgattcatgttcagtagcaaatcaggcttcaTATAAGAATTTTTGGGTTCTtggtattttttagaaattttggtttcctcccatactgccatagtGCCATAAAAGGAACActtagtattccatttactcaatgcctacctttgtcgaatgttacaaatatgcaataATGGCCAGTTCAGATGTTAACAATATAAATGAAATGGAAATGAGCCAAGTGGCTGTGAAAGGACTTGGGAACCCTAAACTTTCGGGGCCACCTGAGAAGTAACGTCCATGGTCGATGAGGACGGAGCTAAACAGTACGCCTGGCAATAGTGTCGGGATGCTACGCAATAGCATTTAAATACAAGGTAGGCATTGACGTAAATAAGGAATTGCAAGTGGGCCCCAGCCCCTCCCCATGTATAACTTTTAGACCCCTCTTGAACATCAAGAATCCAATGCTGATTGTGAGTATGTTTTAGCTtattagaaaatttctcgaTTGAATGAATCTGACtcttttttatattgaaatttaaatacgCCAATGAAAATAAGTAATTTGAAATAAGTAAAATTTAttgttaatcatatttattTCGTTTAGATTTGCAATTATAAACTAAAATTCGATTCATTTGTAAAGTATCCTTTTCCATTGTTCACGACATCAATGTTGTACAACCAAACTACGTTCGGGCTATGACTGTATTAGTAAAGCGGACCTGCACATTCGTGAGAGCCATGTTGCTGTTCGGCCGTACAAAGTCCTGCAAGGTGCGAGTAGCGTTGGGAGCACGACGATCGAATGGATAACCCATTGGACGACGATCAGGATACAGACGATCCCGAAGGCCACAGAACGAATGTGAATCATTGCAGTCAACGTTTTCATCGAATTCCTGGTTTACAGTATCGTTAGTGAAGTCGGAAATCATCGCAAACAGATCGAACGACATTCCCTCTGGTGTACCCTTGGGAATCAACAAGTGAGATGGCCATCCACAGTTACAGAAACGGTAAACTTCGGTGCCGGATTGATTAGAAGGTGCCGCTGAACGGAAGGTTCTCTCGTATGGGATGGTCACACTGGATTGCTCTGAACGACGGACAATAGAATTGGTACCAGGGTTTACTGAAATGTAAGATATAATTAGTAGATTATCCAAGGTATTTGATTGGCTGGAAACCTACATGTAACAGTCCATTTATCTAGCTCAATCATGAGAATACGTTGTTCCTGATAGGTAAGCGCTATGTTGCGTTCATCTGTCTTTGGACCAATGAAGATTCGGCAAGTTCCTCGACGTCTGGCCCCAGTATTGTTGACCGTTAGACGGAAAGTGAACGGAGCGTGCTGCAGATGTGTAAACGACGCAAATACGTTTCCTTGTGGACCGAAGTCCATTCCAGTTGCTAGATCAATTTGCGAACGTTGCCAGTAGGTCAGTAATACATTCGGCGGGGCATTAGCACGATTCAACTGAACTCCAAGAGATTGAATCTGAACACCGTTATAGTTGAGCTGGTTCGCCGGATATGGTTGTAGAGTATTTTTGTAACGATGGAACATGTTATCAACTTGAGCGTGCAGACGATAGAAGGTGGGATCTCTCATCGCTGTTTGGAACTCTCCAACAACTCCGTACCCTTCCAAGAAGCGACCCTCAGGATCGTGACTGTAAGCAATGATGTTGTGTAGATTGCCGTGGTAGCTTCCATAGTATTGACGGTTGACGGAAAGTGAGGATGGCTCCATAATGTTTCCTAATATATCGGTACCGGTTTCTTCCGTCAACGGAATACGTTGACCATTCGCCTGATAAAATATAAACAAGGTTGTTAGATTTCAGCAGCAAACACGTTAATTGGAAACGGATTGACTCACCCCCATGACAAATCCAGCATCAATGCTGTCTGCAATACGTTTCTCCCAGTTCTCCAAATCGGTAACGGTGAAGATCACGTCATCGTCTACTCTATTAATATCGGTTAAAACCTGATTCTGAGGACGCGGCGGGAAGGCTCGGTTATTAACACTCCTGATAATCTTCGGGAAGTATCCTTCAGGGAGTGGGACACGCAGATTAGTCAAAGGTCTAACTCGACCTAACCGCGCACAGAAACGTTCCACATTATAGCGCGCAATCAGCTGTTGGTGCATGTAGTAGAATAGCTCTCCGCGACGATCCTTGCGAACAACCTGATCGGGTCCATCTCCTGGATATACCAAATGCCAATGCCAATGATGGAGATTGACTCCGATGTCTTCACGGAAGAAGGCCAGACGCTGTTCCTCTTCGCGATCCGAGGCAGTGAAGTTCATTTCAATGTTGACAACCATCTAGTTCATAGAAATCAAAATATGTAAACTTATACGAGTGATTCAATAAAATAATACTTACTCTGTCCACCTGTTGCACCACTGATCCTTCTTCTCGGGCCTTCGGGAATGTTGTTGGATCTACGAACGAGTCCGGGAACAATTGCAACAGCGACGGAATGTTAACGTCCTTCGTATCTGGTCTGCTTTGGATGGCCACCGACATAGCGTACTGGAACAACATGGGGTTCAGACGATCACGTGCATACGAACCCACAGCCATTAGTGTGTCTACATCCGGCTGGTTCAGGAACAGTGCAATCAGATCTCCAGCAATCTTGCGATGCTTTTCGTTGAACAGAGAAAATCCACCTCGGCGTGGAATGGCTTCGGCGAAAGCGATACTCGGAATTCCAACATTTCGGACGGGAATACGGGTCTCTGCATCGTCACTGAATCTACTCTGTAGGTTTTCTCCAATCGGGCGATAACGATCGGTGAGATAGTTTTCCGGAAGATCAATCAGTGTCTTGCCGTCATCCTTTGGATAGAAAGTGGGCTCCAAAGGACGCTGCAGCAATGCAAGTAACTTTTGACTTCCTGATGCCATTATTGCCCAAAAATAACTTTAAACGAGTGTTGTCCGTGTAGCTACTTTCTCGACTCGTCGAGATATGATTTCCAAATTGATTTGACCTAGCTTTTATACTTAACGATTGCAGTTTGAACGCTTATCCGTCCATGCAGCTTTCAGGGACAAGTAAAgcgacttttaaaatttgtcaaGCACCGATCTTATCTGTAAACTGCAATATTAAATAGGATCCCTCAATATACAGCCTTGACTCTGGCACTATCATGCTGCGGGTGGTTCAGCTGTCATATAAAAACATGTACAATTTTCGGGAATCCCTATTGCACAAATTCTAAACCACAACTGCACGATGCAAACAAATGTGGCAAACAAACGTGGCAAACATATGCAATAAGAAGCCGCAGTTTGATAAACTCTGTGGGACCGCACAACCgtgatcagggattgaatcctgagaaaattgagagaatctctcacgtatcgctctctgtaattatcataacatgctgcacattatgagagactgtttatcgtatactgctacaagtttgatcagattggggggatagtagtgcatgataaaacccctctaaacatgctccaagcctaaaggacactgttgttattggaagttcgtggattgtttatcgtgccagtaaagaaaaacacctatccccaacggtaaacaagcgagaaaaatggattttatcatcgctctctcgctggggctctcgctcgctgcttccatttatcagacttgttacaccttgcgatacaatgacgatcgtggaccgcaacagatgggatgtttttctttgcttgctatgatcgtgcttcattctcaaatgagaacgaattctgcaacgcctgaccgtgatgcatttttttttaaatttcgtctTGTAGTCTCGAGTCGTGGCACTTAACCGATTCGAATTCAATATCTAACTTGTTTTGGAGCTGTTCCTAGTTCAGTGAGAAAATATTACTGAGCAACGTTATACCGATATTATATCGATTCTTTTGCGCATAGACTACTAACATGACTGTCACTAACATCATATGGCAAGATGTGAATATCTATATTTATCTGAGAAGGTACAAACCTATCGAAGGAACTATTCTTTCAGTTTAGTGCtgttgaaaacgtgagtagggc includes:
- the LOC5566258 gene encoding phenoloxidase 2 — translated: MASGSQKLLALLQRPLEPTFYPKDDGKTLIDLPENYLTDRYRPIGENLQSRFSDDAETRIPVRNVGIPSIAFAEAIPRRGGFSLFNEKHRKIAGDLIALFLNQPDVDTLMAVGSYARDRLNPMLFQYAMSVAIQSRPDTKDVNIPSLLQLFPDSFVDPTTFPKAREEGSVVQQVDRMVVNIEMNFTASDREEEQRLAFFREDIGVNLHHWHWHLVYPGDGPDQVVRKDRRGELFYYMHQQLIARYNVERFCARLGRVRPLTNLRVPLPEGYFPKIIRSVNNRAFPPRPQNQVLTDINRVDDDVIFTVTDLENWEKRIADSIDAGFVMGANGQRIPLTEETGTDILGNIMEPSSLSVNRQYYGSYHGNLHNIIAYSHDPEGRFLEGYGVVGEFQTAMRDPTFYRLHAQVDNMFHRYKNTLQPYPANQLNYNGVQIQSLGVQLNRANAPPNVLLTYWQRSQIDLATGMDFGPQGNVFASFTHLQHAPFTFRLTVNNTGARRRGTCRIFIGPKTDERNIALTYQEQRILMIELDKWTVTLNPGTNSIVRRSEQSSVTIPYERTFRSAAPSNQSGTEVYRFCNCGWPSHLLIPKGTPEGMSFDLFAMISDFTNDTVNQEFDENVDCNDSHSFCGLRDRLYPDRRPMGYPFDRRAPNATRTLQDFVRPNSNMALTNVQVRFTNTVIART